The window TTCAGGTTCCTTAAATGAAGGTGGAAACCCAAGGAAAACACCCCGAAGGTACTCTGACGCTTTATCGCTGTCATTGCTCAGGATTTGAATGCTTCCATCAATCATGACTTGGATTGAGATGAAATAATCCTCTTCTTTATCAATTTTCCTGAGCAATAGGTGTGGCTTCAGATTCCCCAAAATCTGAGCCATTGGATGCTCTTGAGGTACTTCCATTTTCATCTCCGTATGGAAGCGCACCCTGTCAGTGTTTATCGACCAACCCTTGGAATGAAGAAATTCCAGATTGATATCCAGAGGGGAGAAGTCTGGAACTCCGTTAATGAGATACACTTCCTTTTGTGGGTTGTCTGAAAAGTAGTTAGCAATCGGAATGTGTTTCATGTCATTCATTTTTTTGCTTAACGCAGAAGTCACCGGCAGGTGTGAAGCGCAGCAGAACTCATGTCCGGTGAACTGACAGGTTCTGCCTGAAGTTACATATTTTCCTGTATCAATAAGGATCAGGCTACATTCTTTGCAAGCAACTCCCGCACAGCAGGAACTAGTTCATTCGGGACTTCGACGAAAGTCTGCGATGCATCTTCCCAAGCAGCTTCGTCTTCGGCAACCGCTTCATCCTCAGTCTGGTTTTCATAATGATTAAGAACGCGCTTGACGCGCTCTTCATCCCATCCTTTTGGGAATTTATTTTGTTTCATCGTCTTTGTCTCCTTCGGCCTCGACGCCGATATGCTTTGAGGGGTTTCCCTACCAATTCATATGCAGTGATTACGAATACACTGTCAGGCTCAGGATTGGGGACATAGATAACTCGAAGATATCGACCGTTCCGTGTTTGTCCGATAGCAATTCGAGAGTTTTCCTTGCCCGGACGGTCCTCTCCGGGCTTTTGGAGTACATCTTCGACCTCATCTTCCCGCACCTTATGGTTGTAAATATGAGGAAGACCAGTCTCTGAATCAATGTAAAAACGAATTTTCATTTATTATACTCTAAAAACCAATTCCATGTCCAATCTTAGGCAGAATCGGGATAGGGGGGAACCTCGCGGCTCCTCCCCTCCCACACCACCGTACATACGGATCACGTATACGGCGGTTCGGCAGAGTAAGTCAACCGGGGAACCGTTTGGGCCTTCCCCTTCGACAAACTCAGGATACTATACCCTCTCCTGACTTCTCCTCTGCGGTCAACGTCAATTTCTCAACGTTCAGTCCCGCCGACGGCGGGATCGCACGC of the Deltaproteobacteria bacterium genome contains:
- a CDS encoding DUF4258 domain-containing protein, with product MKIRFYIDSETGLPHIYNHKVREDEVEDVLQKPGEDRPGKENSRIAIGQTRNGRYLRVIYVPNPEPDSVFVITAYELVGKPLKAYRRRGRRRQRR